One segment of Solanum stenotomum isolate F172 chromosome 1, ASM1918654v1, whole genome shotgun sequence DNA contains the following:
- the LOC125865440 gene encoding NDR1/HIN1-like protein 1, giving the protein MSDKKCSHHKSKKKKLIQRCCAGFLIFLFLALLIILIVWAILQPKKPRFILQDTTIFTFNVSAPNIFSTSIQTTIYARNPNSKIGIYYDNMDIYAMYHNQQITYYTQIPPVYQGHKDVNIWSPFVYGNNIPIAPYNGPGLSEDQQNGGVWLDFKIDGRVKWKVGSITTGHYHLHVTCSAYVPLGDRPGYGGVMVGNNAVKYQLARDCSVSV; this is encoded by the coding sequence ATGTCGGATAAAAAGTGTAGCCACCACaagagcaagaagaagaagctaaTCCAACGTTGTTGTGCTGGATTCCTTATCTTCCTCTTCTTAGCTCTTCTCATTATCCTCATAGTATGGGCTATACTTCAGCCTAAAAAACCTCGTTTCATCCTCCAAGACACAACTATCTTCACCTTCAACGTGTCCGCCCCGAACATCTTCTCAACCTCTATCCAAACCACAATATACGCACGTAACCCTAATAGCAAAATCGGAATTTATTATGATAACATGGATATATACGCTATGTATCATAATCAACAAATCACGTATTACACTCAAATACCCCCGGTGTATCAAGGCCATAAGGACGTTAACATATGGTCCCCATTTGTTTACGGGAATAACATCCCGATCGCCCCGTATAACGGGCCGGGCCTGTCAGAAGATCAACAAAACGGGGGCGTTTGGTTGGATTTTAAGATTGATGGGCGTGTAAAGTGGAAAGTGGGGTCCATAACAACGGGCCATTACCATTTACATGTCACGTGCTCTGCATACGTGCCACTCGGTGATCGGCCCGGTTACGGAGGGGTTATGGTTGGAAATAACGCCGTTAAGTATCAACTAGCTCGGGATTGCTCCGTCAGCGTTTGA